The Bartonella krasnovii sequence ACCTTAAACAATGAATAGGTAGCTTATTGAAAAGTGTAAGAAACTTATAAACAACCACAGGGGGGTGTTTTGCCTTTTTCGTGTGGATGATAGAGAAGTAAGGGCTTTATGAAACGCAATGAAATGACAAAAACTGTGTCATCTGATACAGGGAAAACTCTGCACACACTTTATAATTTATGGCCTTATATGTGGCCAGCGGACCGGCGTGATCTAAAAATACGTGTACTATGGGCTATATTTTATCTTATTTTGTCCAAGCTCGTTCTTATATCTGTACCGTATTTCTTTAAATATTCTACGAATTTGCTTGATACAAACTTTCAGCTCCCTGAATGGTTTCCATCCAGTTGGATTATTCCTATCATGCTTGTTTTGGCGTACAATATTGCTCGTATTGTGCAGGCTGGATTAAATCAATTGCGCGATTCCCTTTTTGCAACCGTTGGTCAACACGCTATTCGTCAATTAGCTTATAAAACCTTTGTGCATATTCATGAGTTATCTTTACGATTTCATTTAGAGCGCCGAACTGGTGGGCTTTCTCGCGTGATTGAGCGTGGGACAAAAGGAATTGAAGCAATCGTAAGGTTCTCAATTCTCAATACCGTACCGACAATTTTAGAGTTTATATTAACCGCCCTTGTATTTTACATCAACTACGGATGGCATTATCTTCTCATTGTTGTTGCAACGGTTTTTTTATATACCTTTTTTACCATTAAGGCGAGTGATTGGCGTATTCGTATTCGGCAACAAATGAATACAGCAGATACTGAAGCAAATACGCGCGCGGTTGATTCTCTTTTAAATTTTGAAACGGTCAAATATTTTGGCAATGAAACTCTAGAAGCCGATCGTTTTGATAATTCTATGGCAGGTTATGAAAAAGCCGCAACAAAGATTTGGACATCATTAAGCTGGCTTAATTTTGGTCAGGCTCTTATCTTTGGTATTGGAATGACGATCATGATGCTAATGTCAGCTTATGAAGTTTTTTATAAGACACAAACTTTAGGGGATTTTGTTTTCATTAATGCCCTTTTAATGCAACTTTCCATTCCACTGAATTTTATTGGTTCAATTTATCGTGATGTTCGACAAGGTTTAACGGATATTGAAGCGATGTTCGATCTTTTAGATGTCCAGCAGGAGATCGTTGATAAATCGGATGCTAAACCGT is a genomic window containing:
- a CDS encoding ABCB family ABC transporter ATP-binding protein/permease: MKRNEMTKTVSSDTGKTLHTLYNLWPYMWPADRRDLKIRVLWAIFYLILSKLVLISVPYFFKYSTNLLDTNFQLPEWFPSSWIIPIMLVLAYNIARIVQAGLNQLRDSLFATVGQHAIRQLAYKTFVHIHELSLRFHLERRTGGLSRVIERGTKGIEAIVRFSILNTVPTILEFILTALVFYINYGWHYLLIVVATVFLYTFFTIKASDWRIRIRQQMNTADTEANTRAVDSLLNFETVKYFGNETLEADRFDNSMAGYEKAATKIWTSLSWLNFGQALIFGIGMTIMMLMSAYEVFYKTQTLGDFVFINALLMQLSIPLNFIGSIYRDVRQGLTDIEAMFDLLDVQQEIVDKSDAKPLEISDGTIRFHQVKFSYDSMRQILRDIDFEVPGGKTVAIVGPSGAGKSTISRLLFRFYDVDAGSITIDGQDIRDITQKSLREAIGMVPQDTVLFNDTIAYNIRYGRPSATDEEMHKAAEMAQISKFIEILPEGFQSMVGERGLKLSGGEKQRVAIARTLLKAPPLLILDEATAALDTATEQEIQQALDIVSRGRTTLIIAHRLSTVINADEILVLKSGRIIENGTHTELLRKKGLYASMWNKQLEASQAEEKLRKMREQDETGIVSRKK